The following are encoded in a window of bacterium SCSIO 12643 genomic DNA:
- a CDS encoding alpha-ketoglutarate-dependent dioxygenase AlkB, whose protein sequence is MRLPINCTVDYIKDFLTHKESNELYVLLINQYQIDQARIIIEAGGRLTQTDSFKILFLTDELKDQKSHPEEIHGQTFAFKGKMLELKKKVEQLLKKEFDLAMCLYYPDGNYFAPYHSDQETSGCNTILPSISLGAVREFSFRANTGDECYNLKLANGSLIIMGAYCQSRYTHSLVKNQKCAQGRINITFRERNFQ, encoded by the coding sequence ATGAGACTACCTATAAACTGTACAGTCGATTATATCAAAGACTTCTTAACTCACAAAGAGTCAAACGAATTGTATGTTCTATTGATAAATCAATATCAAATAGATCAAGCCAGAATAATAATTGAAGCAGGAGGACGATTAACCCAAACGGATAGTTTCAAAATTTTGTTTTTAACAGATGAATTGAAGGACCAAAAAAGTCATCCGGAAGAAATACACGGTCAAACTTTTGCTTTTAAAGGTAAAATGTTAGAATTGAAAAAAAAGGTTGAACAGTTATTGAAAAAGGAATTTGACCTTGCTATGTGTTTGTATTACCCGGATGGTAATTATTTTGCACCATATCATAGTGATCAGGAGACTTCTGGATGCAATACCATTCTACCATCAATCAGTTTGGGCGCAGTCAGAGAGTTTAGTTTTAGGGCTAATACTGGTGATGAATGTTATAATTTAAAGTTAGCGAATGGGAGTCTCATCATTATGGGGGCTTATTGTCAATCCAGATATACACATAGTCTAGTAAAGAATCAAAAGTGTGCACAAGGTAGAATTAACATCACATTTAGAGAACGGAATTTTCAGTAG
- a CDS encoding AraC family transcriptional regulator, which translates to MTLLITFLNIAIFQGFVLGFIILKSPIFKSKANKYLAFGIFSLSISLLNFVLDEGTGIYNTYPFLRFIDIIDSGTLFPIFIFLYVIHQIDHPIKKSRKKMGLFIPYLFSLIHSILDEDSITNALQIPSIIQLSGNIIEILIIFLFIPGIIIYTYTFIKLSNNTQEKKWLTYLWLLTFSLFGSWVLILLSGIFLDNEFESVMMILTLIAAFLMHWISYFGIFKFRIAKDQEEIRALIAKQKLNHTTPVINKPELSKTDDVTKTESLTKENSYFKKLESLCINDQIYRDSTLDREKVAELLDISPGYVSRIVNAVTGDNFSTFINRFRVEEVKKIMSNPEFDNYSLLAIGLECGFSSKTTFYNSFKKHTGMTPSAYKKMQK; encoded by the coding sequence ATGACCTTATTAATTACATTTCTTAATATCGCTATTTTTCAAGGGTTTGTTTTAGGATTTATCATTTTAAAATCTCCTATATTTAAAAGTAAAGCAAATAAATATCTGGCTTTTGGCATTTTTTCACTTTCCATTTCTCTGCTAAACTTTGTTCTTGATGAAGGTACAGGGATATATAATACCTATCCTTTTCTAAGGTTTATTGATATAATTGATTCTGGCACCCTGTTCCCTATTTTTATCTTTTTATATGTTATTCATCAAATTGATCACCCCATAAAAAAATCCAGAAAAAAAATGGGGCTGTTCATACCTTATTTATTTTCTCTCATTCACAGTATTCTGGATGAAGATTCAATTACCAACGCACTACAAATTCCATCAATCATTCAACTTTCAGGCAATATCATTGAAATCCTGATCATTTTTTTGTTTATCCCCGGTATTATAATTTACACATACACCTTTATCAAACTTTCAAATAACACCCAGGAAAAAAAGTGGCTTACCTATTTATGGCTTTTAACTTTTTCCCTATTTGGTTCCTGGGTTTTGATTCTTCTTTCCGGTATTTTTTTAGATAATGAATTTGAATCCGTTATGATGATACTTACTTTAATTGCAGCGTTCTTAATGCACTGGATAAGTTATTTTGGAATTTTTAAATTTAGAATTGCAAAAGATCAGGAAGAAATTAGAGCATTAATTGCCAAACAAAAGCTAAACCATACGACCCCCGTCATAAATAAACCTGAACTATCTAAAACAGATGATGTAACAAAAACCGAGTCCCTTACCAAAGAAAATTCTTACTTCAAAAAACTAGAAAGTCTGTGTATCAATGACCAAATTTATAGAGACAGTACCCTGGACCGGGAAAAAGTGGCGGAGTTATTAGACATCAGTCCGGGTTATGTTTCCCGAATTGTAAATGCTGTTACCGGAGATAATTTTTCGACTTTTATCAATCGTTTCCGTGTGGAAGAAGTAAAAAAGATTATGTCCAATCCAGAGTTTGACAATTACAGTCTGTTGGCAATCGGATTGGAGTGTGGATTCTCTTCCAAAACCACTTTTTACAATTCTTTTAAAAAACATACAGGAATGACACCAAGCGCATATAAAAAAATGCAAAAATAA
- a CDS encoding M23 family metallopeptidase → MKYSKCISLPLLVLGSIYILGSCQKAFIGNDGEFEEDIYLNYQTKTDLKLPFQDQWYIFHGGKTHHEGGHHFITWGLGQRYAIDIVIKVNGKSYIGNGNKNEDYHCFGKPLYAPGTGKIIEVENNIDDNIPGEVNENEKLSSGNYVMIDHFNGEYSILAHIKKGTVIVSEGDTVVQGQKLGETGNSGNSTEAHLHYQLQNSSNSTYSTGLPAQFRDYYADGKFIRKGELIKGQIVRK, encoded by the coding sequence ATGAAATATTCAAAATGCATCAGTCTCCCACTTTTAGTTTTAGGCTCCATATACATTTTGGGAAGCTGTCAAAAAGCATTCATAGGAAATGATGGAGAGTTTGAAGAAGACATTTATTTAAACTACCAAACGAAAACCGATTTAAAACTACCTTTTCAAGATCAATGGTATATTTTTCATGGTGGTAAGACACATCATGAAGGTGGTCACCATTTTATTACCTGGGGCCTGGGTCAAAGATATGCCATTGATATCGTCATAAAAGTTAACGGTAAATCTTACATCGGAAATGGAAATAAAAACGAAGATTATCACTGTTTTGGTAAACCCTTGTACGCTCCTGGAACTGGAAAAATTATTGAAGTGGAAAACAATATCGATGATAATATCCCTGGAGAGGTAAATGAAAACGAAAAATTATCTAGCGGCAATTACGTCATGATTGATCATTTTAATGGCGAATATTCTATTTTGGCACATATTAAAAAGGGAACGGTTATCGTTTCTGAAGGTGATACTGTTGTTCAGGGGCAAAAACTTGGAGAAACTGGGAATAGTGGAAATTCTACCGAAGCACACTTACATTATCAATTACAAAACTCTTCGAATTCTACTTATAGTACAGGTCTACCTGCCCAGTTTAGAGATTACTATGCTGATGGAAAATTCATCAGAAAAGGAGAACTTATAAAAGGCCAAATTGTTAGAAAATAG
- a CDS encoding T9SS type A sorting domain-containing protein — translation MKTLKKISLGILGILTIGISVQAQNPCANIPAISANVEKATKVQGLEGSDIILNAPSSGTSYQWVLYNSSSKTYSNIPGATNATFVLNSITPNDAGLYNCQVDGVMEAIDVQISIFANNALDRKKDSLALVDFFNSSNGPLTMGSWNDKTNWLTSAPIDTWKGITVQGCRVTEIRLSQNNIIGTIPTSFKDLTELRLLDIWDNQLGGTIDISTMPNLTWVSVAKNNLTDITTNTSDNFYDALVHLNISNNNMTNKTLNIKGMPALNRLHFEYTGISTFELHNENKPGNSAYYSNLKYLILNSNNVSGPLDVSAMPILESVTAHYNQISDFITSSIGHPNLHYVLISNNLFNNKPLDLTRLPVINNIQAENAQINDLMIGLTNQVSRISLSGNNLTSFNSVIVAPTIVHLDLGNNNLNQFTVGPVNYPNLDYLRLQNSNGLNGTLDLSNMPNLKYFNANSCNYSSVDFGNTSTPQTTIETIYLGSNSITSFNVKNMPTLSYVYLVSNGLEHFEYDDPNSTYPSNFAFNLVNNKLDFLDIAPYSSYSLNGLSHSYFNQTKVNPIQKGLDTIEVNHAGIPSTTSYQWFIRSGGSATPIPYCNTRVCVLNNPGGVSNTYYCRITNSNATALTIFSNDISLNASPIAPNNGNGLNQASSLNQNVVSSTDLVYPNPIKKGQTFSVKNVAISNNTSIKVLFHSMNGKSSVLNSSEIKINGDHIEIPASVKKSGAYIVELIIDGNSSRYRVIVE, via the coding sequence ATGAAAACATTGAAAAAAATCAGTTTGGGAATTCTAGGTATACTCACCATAGGAATTTCTGTACAGGCGCAAAACCCATGTGCCAATATTCCGGCAATATCTGCTAATGTTGAAAAAGCTACCAAGGTTCAAGGATTGGAAGGTAGCGATATTATTTTGAATGCACCATCCTCAGGCACCTCTTACCAATGGGTGCTATACAATTCATCCAGTAAAACATATTCCAATATACCTGGTGCAACCAATGCCACATTTGTTTTAAATAGTATAACACCCAATGATGCTGGGTTATATAATTGTCAGGTGGATGGAGTTATGGAAGCCATCGATGTTCAGATCTCCATATTTGCAAATAACGCTTTAGACCGGAAAAAGGACTCTTTAGCCTTAGTCGATTTTTTTAATAGTTCAAACGGACCATTAACGATGGGAAGCTGGAATGACAAGACAAATTGGCTTACATCAGCTCCAATTGATACCTGGAAAGGAATAACGGTTCAAGGTTGTAGAGTCACTGAAATCAGACTCTCTCAAAATAATATCATAGGGACTATTCCTACTTCATTTAAAGATTTAACAGAGCTAAGACTCTTGGATATTTGGGATAACCAGTTGGGCGGTACCATTGATATATCCACTATGCCCAACCTTACCTGGGTATCGGTAGCCAAAAACAACCTAACAGATATTACTACAAATACCAGTGATAACTTTTATGATGCTTTAGTGCATTTAAATATTTCAAACAATAATATGACCAATAAAACCCTGAATATAAAGGGAATGCCCGCATTAAACAGACTTCATTTCGAATACACGGGAATCAGCACATTTGAACTGCATAATGAAAACAAACCTGGTAACTCTGCTTATTATTCAAATCTTAAATATCTTATTCTGAATAGTAATAATGTTTCCGGTCCATTAGATGTTTCTGCAATGCCTATTTTGGAATCAGTAACGGCACATTACAATCAGATCTCTGATTTTATCACCTCATCCATTGGCCATCCTAACTTGCATTATGTATTAATATCCAATAATCTATTCAATAACAAACCTTTGGACCTGACACGTCTTCCGGTCATCAATAATATTCAAGCTGAAAACGCCCAAATTAACGATTTGATGATTGGACTTACCAATCAAGTGAGTAGGATCAGTTTGTCAGGGAATAACCTTACATCATTTAACTCTGTAATTGTAGCTCCTACCATTGTTCATTTAGATCTTGGAAATAACAATTTAAATCAATTCACAGTAGGCCCTGTGAATTATCCCAATCTGGATTATTTAAGACTCCAAAATAGTAACGGACTCAATGGTACTTTGGATTTAAGTAATATGCCAAATCTTAAATACTTTAATGCAAATTCATGTAATTATAGTTCTGTAGATTTCGGTAACACAAGCACACCACAAACTACTATTGAGACCATCTATTTGGGAAGTAACAGCATTACTTCTTTTAATGTGAAAAACATGCCTACTTTATCATATGTTTACCTGGTTTCAAACGGATTAGAACATTTCGAATATGATGATCCCAACAGCACCTATCCATCCAATTTTGCATTTAATCTGGTAAACAATAAACTGGACTTTCTGGATATTGCGCCATATTCCTCCTATAGTTTAAATGGATTATCTCATAGTTATTTTAACCAAACCAAGGTAAATCCAATTCAGAAAGGTTTAGATACCATTGAAGTAAATCATGCCGGTATACCAAGTACAACAAGTTATCAATGGTTTATCAGATCGGGTGGTTCAGCGACACCAATACCTTATTGCAATACCAGAGTTTGTGTACTGAACAATCCTGGAGGAGTATCCAACACGTATTACTGTAGAATTACCAATTCCAATGCAACCGCATTAACCATATTTTCAAATGATATAAGTCTTAATGCTTCTCCGATTGCACCAAACAATGGAAATGGATTAAATCAAGCATCAAGCTTAAATCAAAATGTAGTATCCTCAACGGATTTGGTATACCCAAATCCAATTAAAAAAGGGCAAACATTCTCTGTAAAGAATGTAGCAATTAGTAACAATACATCCATTAAAGTTTTGTTTCATTCTATGAATGGAAAATCAAGTGTATTGAATTCAAGTGAAATAAAAATCAACGGAGATCACATTGAAATACCAGCCTCCGTAAAAAAATCAGGCGCATATATTGTTGAATTGATCATTGATGGAAATTCATCCAGGTATCGTGTGATTGTGGAATAA
- a CDS encoding transglutaminase domain-containing protein, protein MKFNLLLTILLCAQTLLAQNQIPIINASSLQVDIKEDDQRYNNAWTIVPETKPDVFKTSAKRVSFYTDQDSISFDVERNKKYDFIILVNGKDSAYTQILWEPSKLEILTNGAAYNYSDDRFIPQFTYQDQNSPELKRIRTELKLDSIAGKGNELSQIFNLMHWVHDLVEHDGSSNNPALKNAVDLIKVCQTEKRGVNCRMMATILNECYLAMGIKSRYITCMPKETQFDDCHVINMVYSTELNKWLWMDPTFDAYVMDENGNLLGIQEVRERLVKGQPLVLNADANWNRTSLQTKEHYLDYYMAKNLYRLETPLNSMYNTETTEKGKEIIYVELLPLDGIEQTPQKVEKTGKKSGVKYITYKTNNPNLFWVKP, encoded by the coding sequence ATGAAATTCAATTTATTGCTGACTATCTTACTATGTGCTCAAACCTTGCTGGCTCAAAATCAAATTCCGATAATTAATGCCTCTTCCCTTCAAGTGGATATCAAAGAAGATGATCAACGCTATAATAACGCCTGGACCATTGTACCTGAAACTAAACCGGATGTTTTTAAAACCTCAGCAAAAAGAGTCTCATTCTATACCGATCAGGATTCAATTTCGTTTGATGTAGAACGCAATAAAAAATATGATTTTATCATTCTGGTAAACGGAAAAGATTCGGCATATACCCAAATCTTATGGGAACCTTCAAAACTGGAAATTCTTACCAATGGAGCTGCTTACAATTATTCGGATGATCGATTTATCCCTCAATTCACATATCAGGATCAAAACTCACCTGAACTCAAACGAATTCGAACAGAACTCAAACTAGATTCTATTGCAGGAAAAGGAAATGAACTTTCTCAAATCTTCAATTTAATGCACTGGGTTCATGATTTGGTTGAACATGATGGCAGTAGTAACAATCCTGCGTTAAAAAATGCTGTTGACTTAATCAAAGTATGCCAGACGGAAAAACGCGGAGTCAATTGCAGAATGATGGCTACCATTTTAAATGAATGCTACCTGGCCATGGGGATCAAATCTCGTTACATTACTTGTATGCCCAAAGAGACACAATTTGATGATTGTCATGTCATCAATATGGTATATAGTACAGAGTTAAATAAATGGTTGTGGATGGACCCTACCTTTGATGCATATGTAATGGATGAAAATGGGAATCTATTGGGTATTCAGGAAGTCCGTGAAAGATTGGTAAAAGGCCAACCTTTAGTACTTAATGCCGATGCAAATTGGAATAGAACGAGTTTACAAACCAAAGAACACTATTTGGATTATTACATGGCTAAAAATCTCTATCGTCTGGAAACACCATTAAACAGCATGTACAATACCGAGACCACAGAAAAAGGTAAAGAAATTATTTATGTAGAACTTTTACCATTAGATGGTATTGAACAGACACCACAAAAAGTGGAAAAAACGGGTAAGAAAAGTGGAGTTAAATATATCACGTATAAAACCAACAATCCGAATTTGTTTTGGGTAAAACCTTGA
- a CDS encoding alpha/beta hydrolase: protein MHITFKRLLFLFLLPQISWAQNPDQIDFKSKFDQAVADYQKFESDHGHYIQTPNVNMHYSTWGNPQDTPLVWVHGSYQNSTEILEIVDRLVAAHIYVIAIDYYGHGLTDIPDKDVSIYHVADDIDYLLDHLHIDQTIIGGWSRGGTIVSAFYDSYPEKVKGIILEDGGSANWLLPRQMLSQEEVKNWYTKMSQYMNHTTFETQFDAFKHYYKEQDSDSQFWRLAYIKSNENDFWAWNLGLSEWLEESTIEDGVNGVFRTSTCSQFKSSTLFLQPLIVYRNLDVPMLIFDPTKDDANGFMNLTKQNQQLKSAHPELITYLVYVDASHSVHYQQPDKFTTDVLAFINSLK, encoded by the coding sequence ATGCACATCACATTTAAACGATTACTTTTTTTATTCCTACTCCCGCAAATATCCTGGGCCCAGAATCCTGATCAAATTGATTTTAAATCAAAGTTTGATCAAGCAGTAGCAGATTATCAAAAATTTGAATCTGATCATGGGCATTATATCCAAACCCCAAATGTCAACATGCACTACTCTACCTGGGGAAATCCACAGGATACACCTCTTGTTTGGGTACACGGTTCTTACCAAAACTCCACAGAGATTTTAGAAATTGTAGATCGTTTGGTTGCTGCACATATTTATGTAATTGCCATTGATTATTACGGCCACGGACTTACAGATATACCAGATAAAGATGTTTCAATTTATCATGTTGCTGATGATATCGATTATTTGTTAGATCATCTGCACATCGATCAAACCATCATTGGAGGATGGTCTAGAGGAGGAACTATCGTCTCTGCATTTTACGACAGCTACCCGGAAAAAGTTAAAGGAATCATTCTGGAAGATGGAGGTTCGGCCAATTGGCTTCTTCCCCGTCAAATGTTATCTCAGGAAGAGGTAAAAAACTGGTATACAAAAATGTCACAGTATATGAATCATACAACATTTGAAACTCAATTTGACGCGTTCAAACATTATTACAAAGAACAAGATTCAGACTCACAATTTTGGCGACTGGCTTATATCAAATCCAATGAAAATGATTTTTGGGCTTGGAATTTAGGATTATCCGAATGGTTAGAAGAAAGTACGATCGAAGATGGCGTAAATGGAGTATTCAGAACAAGCACCTGTTCTCAGTTTAAAAGCTCCACGTTATTTCTTCAACCGTTAATCGTATACCGAAACCTAGATGTTCCAATGTTAATTTTCGATCCAACTAAAGACGATGCAAACGGCTTTATGAATCTTACAAAACAAAATCAACAATTAAAATCTGCGCATCCGGAGCTAATTACATATCTGGTTTACGTAGACGCAAGTCATTCGGTACACTATCAACAACCCGACAAGTTTACCACTGACGTCCTGGCTTTCATAAATAGTTTAAAATGA
- a CDS encoding GNAT family N-acetyltransferase — MTPIIFNTDRLEVRELQPSDKDFFIELLSAPEIINPIPQPQWSTEDILKKFESSINYSPSPELCNQVIWGIYETDKTELIGLCALLTNDLNQRGIGYRFRSTYWGQGYGTEITKGMISFCFSNLGIPMLTADVNIENLPSVKILEKFFHPAQEFYNDKDHCTDRRYELRKSDWSNSTT; from the coding sequence ATGACACCGATCATATTTAATACCGACAGATTAGAAGTCAGAGAACTTCAACCATCCGATAAAGATTTCTTTATTGAATTATTGTCGGCACCGGAAATCATTAATCCGATACCTCAACCACAATGGTCTACAGAGGATATTTTAAAAAAGTTCGAATCGTCAATAAACTATTCCCCTTCTCCTGAATTATGTAATCAGGTGATTTGGGGCATTTATGAAACTGATAAAACAGAATTAATTGGTCTGTGCGCACTTCTTACCAATGACCTGAACCAAAGGGGAATTGGTTATCGATTTAGAAGTACTTATTGGGGTCAAGGTTACGGTACTGAAATCACAAAAGGTATGATCAGCTTTTGTTTTTCCAACCTGGGAATACCAATGCTTACTGCTGATGTGAATATTGAAAATCTCCCATCCGTTAAAATTCTGGAAAAATTCTTCCATCCAGCCCAGGAGTTCTATAATGACAAGGATCATTGTACAGATAGACGTTACGAATTAAGAAAATCAGATTGGTCAAATTCAACAACCTAA
- a CDS encoding DinB family protein — protein MNQIELIKYQTEDAYRWVNKIVESIPFEKWNEIPEHLDTHVSWQVGHLLLSFNFHTIMVIRGHQTDLYQKFPIQLYARLFVKSAPHESVGQTDPEALLDHLKIVQEKSIEIISTLSDDELYDALEPTDVPHPLAKNKLEALDWNIKHTMWHCGQLGIVKRMVDQRIDFGLKDRP, from the coding sequence ATGAATCAAATTGAGTTAATCAAATATCAAACTGAAGACGCCTACCGATGGGTGAATAAAATCGTTGAAAGTATCCCTTTTGAAAAATGGAATGAAATTCCTGAGCATTTAGATACACATGTATCCTGGCAGGTGGGACATTTATTATTGAGTTTTAACTTCCATACGATCATGGTTATTCGTGGCCACCAAACTGACCTTTATCAAAAATTCCCAATTCAATTGTATGCCAGGTTATTTGTCAAATCAGCGCCACACGAATCTGTTGGACAGACCGACCCGGAAGCTTTACTAGATCATTTAAAAATTGTTCAGGAAAAATCAATTGAAATTATCTCGACACTTTCGGATGATGAATTATATGATGCACTAGAGCCAACTGATGTCCCACATCCCCTTGCTAAAAATAAATTGGAAGCATTGGACTGGAATATTAAACATACTATGTGGCATTGTGGGCAACTGGGAATTGTAAAACGAATGGTTGATCAACGAATTGACTTTGGGTTAAAGGATCGTCCGTAA
- a CDS encoding RidA family protein: MQIIRTDSTPRMSRIVEHNGTIYLCGQTAKDASKDIKEQTITTLEKVEELLEKSGSDKKHILSVTIYLRDMKDFSAMNEVWDVWVEEGTQPARACVEARMARPELLVEMSVIAAKR, translated from the coding sequence ATGCAAATTATCAGAACAGATTCAACTCCTAGAATGAGTAGAATAGTTGAACACAACGGAACAATATATCTATGCGGTCAAACTGCAAAAGATGCCTCTAAAGATATTAAAGAACAAACTATTACAACTTTAGAGAAAGTTGAAGAATTACTTGAAAAATCAGGGTCGGATAAAAAACATATTCTGTCGGTAACCATCTATTTAAGAGATATGAAAGATTTTTCCGCCATGAATGAAGTCTGGGATGTCTGGGTGGAAGAAGGGACTCAACCGGCAAGAGCATGTGTAGAAGCACGAATGGCACGCCCGGAATTACTTGTTGAGATGTCTGTAATTGCAGCGAAGAGATAG
- a CDS encoding amidohydrolase produces MWVSRFLSIGLLFLLFSCSNPNTPIADQIFTNGKIYTVNEAQPWAEAIAIKGNKIIFVGASEDVKSYSGKETQTTDLNGKMILPGFVSGHDHLIASNWTKAGVNLFPAKNKEEYLALIKEYAEAHPDDEFIYGYGWNYTSYGTERPTAADLDLVVPNQKAILFDFTIHDAWLNSKMLEAGGIDKNTVDKQPGFSYWVRDPEGNPTGNSVELSWMEAYSNSGAWNKDELLVNSQKELYDRAATQGWTAILNLGLVTPNISTYEEYFEDNKYAMQHLQNLDDSGMLKLRTFTHYLFKNGSIPIQDIIEAAQKLKNTYNSDMVRMQGIKIHPEANWGTHTSLMIDPYTDRPDYHGINGIAPEIVQEMVIAANKQGFDVSVHADGSATIHTTINAFEASQKAGQTNSRNSLQHFAVVHPDDMKRVGELDIPVNLTPIWRTDWGNTYQLAMDKLGKDRTEYYYQQLRTAFDLGVKVSISADVPSTPSQEAGALFLIESAMTRMNPNDPNSVPFPPASQEITLEQGIKGVTIYPAWQVRMEDKIGSLEVGKYADLVILEKNLFDVNPGEIADVQILATMVNGKYTHQLK; encoded by the coding sequence ATGTGGGTATCACGTTTTCTTAGTATCGGTTTATTATTTCTACTCTTTTCTTGCTCTAATCCGAATACGCCTATTGCAGACCAAATTTTTACAAATGGAAAAATTTATACGGTCAATGAAGCGCAACCCTGGGCCGAAGCAATTGCCATCAAAGGGAATAAAATCATTTTCGTAGGCGCTTCTGAAGATGTTAAATCATATTCAGGAAAAGAAACTCAAACAACAGATTTGAATGGTAAGATGATCCTTCCTGGTTTTGTGAGTGGCCATGATCATCTTATTGCATCAAACTGGACAAAAGCCGGGGTCAATTTATTTCCAGCTAAAAACAAAGAAGAATACCTCGCTTTAATAAAAGAATACGCGGAAGCACACCCTGATGATGAATTTATCTATGGTTATGGTTGGAATTATACTTCCTACGGTACAGAAAGACCAACAGCTGCAGATTTAGATCTTGTTGTTCCTAATCAAAAAGCTATTCTATTTGACTTTACCATTCATGATGCCTGGTTAAACTCTAAAATGCTTGAAGCTGGTGGAATCGATAAGAACACGGTAGATAAACAACCAGGATTTAGTTATTGGGTCCGTGATCCGGAAGGAAATCCTACCGGAAATTCAGTTGAACTTTCATGGATGGAAGCTTATAGTAATTCGGGAGCCTGGAATAAAGATGAACTACTGGTTAATAGTCAAAAAGAATTATATGACCGAGCGGCTACGCAGGGCTGGACGGCTATTTTAAACCTGGGTTTGGTTACCCCTAATATCTCCACATACGAAGAATACTTTGAGGACAATAAATACGCTATGCAACATCTTCAAAATCTGGATGATTCCGGAATGCTTAAACTAAGAACTTTCACGCATTATCTTTTCAAGAATGGAAGTATTCCTATTCAGGATATTATTGAAGCTGCTCAAAAACTGAAAAACACGTATAACTCTGACATGGTACGAATGCAAGGAATTAAAATCCACCCCGAAGCCAATTGGGGAACACATACCTCTTTAATGATTGATCCGTATACCGACCGTCCAGACTATCACGGTATTAATGGCATAGCTCCCGAAATAGTTCAGGAAATGGTTATTGCAGCCAATAAACAAGGATTTGATGTTTCGGTTCATGCTGATGGTAGCGCAACAATTCATACCACAATAAATGCGTTTGAAGCTTCACAAAAAGCGGGACAAACAAACTCCAGAAACTCTCTTCAACATTTTGCGGTTGTTCACCCAGATGATATGAAGCGTGTAGGAGAATTAGACATTCCTGTGAACTTAACTCCTATTTGGAGAACTGATTGGGGGAATACTTATCAATTAGCCATGGACAAACTGGGAAAAGATCGTACAGAATATTATTACCAACAATTACGAACTGCTTTTGATTTAGGTGTTAAAGTAAGTATTTCTGCAGATGTCCCTTCCACTCCATCTCAAGAAGCAGGTGCTTTATTTTTAATTGAATCTGCAATGACTCGAATGAATCCTAACGACCCAAATTCAGTTCCATTCCCTCCGGCATCTCAAGAAATTACTTTGGAACAAGGGATCAAAGGGGTAACAATATACCCCGCCTGGCAAGTCAGAATGGAAGACAAAATCGGATCTCTTGAAGTGGGTAAATATGCCGATTTAGTCATTCTTGAAAAGAACTTATTTGACGTAAATCCGGGAGAAATAGCTGATGTTCAAATTCTTGCTACAATGGTCAATGGAAAATATACGCATCAGCTTAAATAA
- a CDS encoding M23 family metallopeptidase, giving the protein MKRRKKVLMGILIIGSIGFIIPQNLKMPVQGATKSDYNLKSFWFYPWGKSITHKGVDIFAKKGTRINSATWGIVIYSGNISMGGNFVLVLGPKWRLHYYAHLNELKTSPLSLVNKNTAIGTVGDSGNASGKSPHLHYSIVTLVPYVWRADQDRQGWKKMFYLNPITYLEQ; this is encoded by the coding sequence TTGAAAAGAAGAAAAAAGGTTCTTATGGGCATTCTTATAATTGGGTCAATTGGCTTTATTATTCCTCAAAATTTGAAAATGCCTGTTCAGGGAGCTACGAAATCAGATTATAACTTAAAATCATTCTGGTTCTATCCCTGGGGTAAATCAATTACGCATAAAGGAGTTGATATTTTCGCTAAAAAGGGTACCCGGATTAATTCTGCCACGTGGGGTATTGTAATATACTCCGGAAACATCAGCATGGGTGGTAACTTTGTCCTTGTATTGGGTCCTAAATGGAGATTACATTATTATGCCCATCTAAACGAACTAAAAACTTCCCCACTCTCACTAGTCAATAAAAACACTGCTATTGGTACTGTTGGTGATAGTGGTAATGCATCGGGAAAATCACCACACTTACATTATTCTATCGTCACATTAGTTCCATATGTTTGGAGAGCTGATCAAGATCGACAGGGGTGGAAAAAAATGTTTTATTTGAATCCTATTACATATCTTGAACAATAA